From a single Oceanispirochaeta sp. M1 genomic region:
- a CDS encoding cation:proton antiporter, with amino-acid sequence MNKKRLFFISILLLIIALPLFANVAGEEDLMHKMTNLVFQIGIILFAAKLGGFLMKKANMPSVLGELLMGIIIGPYLLGGLPFWGFQHGLFPIIDPSFPVTPELYGISTIASIILLFHSGLETDLTLFLRFSVKGAVIGIGGVAVSFVAGAWGGSLITGLSMGAPVCLFFGVISTATSVGITARILSEQRKMDSPEGVTILAAAVIDDVLGIILLAIVLGIVSVVTGHGGSVSWGSIAVIALKAVGVWLGFTLLGILFARKIGNSLKIFGSETSISVMSLGLALILSGIFEKAGLAMIIGAYVMGLSLSRTDLSFVIQEKIHPLQEFFVPIFFCVMGMLVDVNEILNPRIFMAGLLFSLIGILSKIIGCGFPSLFLNFNLLGAARIGAGMVPRGEVALIMAGIGISSGILNPGQFGVAVLMTLLTTLIPPPILTLLLKKDKLGTKTEMKGSSMVVNKFDFPSREMTQLAISKVVGSLQEEGFFLHDMELDHHIYQVRKGDVFLTLHEYYDYFEVVSDPEDVLYIKTVIYETLILMNDIIEKLKTMAKPVELIKELASDKTRIQNNFFKLISENCIIMDLKGNNKDSVIREMVALMEADGKLNNYEDCLEAVLEREASMSTGMQKGIAIPHGKSDGVSDLVVSIGLKKQGIEFDSLDGLPAKIFIMTLSPKQAAGPHIQFLSSISAILNKENMMEDLLSCESSAEVKELLVREAKEKN; translated from the coding sequence ATGAATAAAAAACGTCTTTTTTTTATAAGCATATTACTATTAATTATAGCTCTTCCCCTCTTTGCAAACGTAGCAGGGGAAGAAGATTTAATGCACAAGATGACAAATCTTGTCTTTCAGATAGGTATTATCCTGTTTGCTGCAAAGCTCGGTGGTTTTCTTATGAAGAAGGCCAATATGCCTTCCGTACTGGGTGAGCTGCTTATGGGAATCATAATCGGTCCCTATCTTCTGGGTGGTCTTCCATTCTGGGGATTCCAACACGGTCTTTTTCCCATTATAGATCCATCATTTCCAGTTACTCCTGAACTCTACGGGATTTCTACTATAGCTTCTATCATTTTGCTCTTTCATTCCGGTCTAGAGACCGATCTGACCCTCTTTCTCCGCTTTTCGGTGAAGGGTGCAGTCATCGGTATCGGCGGTGTGGCTGTCTCTTTTGTTGCAGGTGCCTGGGGCGGAAGCCTTATCACCGGTCTTTCCATGGGAGCACCGGTCTGTCTGTTTTTCGGTGTCATCAGTACAGCCACATCAGTGGGGATTACGGCGCGTATACTTTCCGAGCAGAGAAAGATGGATTCTCCAGAAGGGGTTACCATACTTGCGGCAGCGGTAATTGATGATGTTCTGGGAATTATCCTGCTGGCCATCGTGCTGGGTATTGTTTCTGTTGTGACAGGACATGGAGGATCTGTAAGCTGGGGCTCCATCGCAGTTATCGCTTTGAAGGCTGTGGGTGTCTGGCTCGGTTTTACACTGCTGGGTATTCTCTTTGCCAGAAAAATCGGGAACAGTCTTAAGATATTCGGCAGTGAAACATCTATCTCTGTAATGAGCCTCGGATTGGCTCTGATCCTCTCAGGGATTTTTGAAAAAGCCGGCCTGGCCATGATTATCGGTGCCTATGTAATGGGACTGTCTCTGTCCAGAACAGATCTGAGTTTTGTTATTCAGGAGAAGATACATCCACTTCAGGAATTCTTTGTGCCCATTTTCTTCTGTGTTATGGGAATGCTGGTAGATGTAAATGAGATCCTGAATCCAAGGATCTTTATGGCGGGTCTTCTCTTCTCACTCATAGGAATTTTATCCAAGATTATTGGTTGCGGTTTTCCCTCCCTCTTTCTGAACTTCAATCTCCTGGGTGCGGCCAGAATCGGTGCCGGTATGGTACCCCGTGGAGAGGTCGCCCTGATTATGGCCGGTATAGGCATCTCATCGGGTATTCTTAATCCCGGACAGTTCGGAGTAGCCGTTCTTATGACTCTGTTAACTACCCTGATACCGCCTCCCATTCTCACTCTTCTCTTGAAAAAGGACAAACTGGGTACCAAAACAGAAATGAAGGGTTCCAGTATGGTAGTTAATAAATTTGATTTTCCATCCAGAGAGATGACACAGCTGGCTATCTCAAAGGTTGTCGGTTCTCTGCAGGAAGAGGGTTTTTTTCTCCACGATATGGAACTTGATCATCATATCTATCAGGTAAGAAAGGGAGATGTATTCCTTACACTTCATGAGTATTACGACTATTTTGAGGTCGTTTCCGATCCAGAGGATGTTCTTTATATCAAGACTGTTATCTATGAAACTCTTATTCTGATGAACGACATAATTGAAAAGCTGAAAACTATGGCTAAGCCGGTAGAGCTGATAAAAGAACTGGCAAGTGATAAGACAAGAATCCAGAATAACTTTTTTAAACTGATTTCCGAAAACTGTATAATCATGGACCTTAAAGGAAATAATAAAGACAGTGTTATCAGAGAGATGGTTGCTCTGATGGAAGCCGATGGTAAACTCAATAATTATGAGGACTGTCTTGAGGCTGTTCTTGAGAGGGAAGCTTCCATGAGTACTGGTATGCAGAAAGGAATAGCCATCCCCCATGGTAAGTCCGACGGTGTATCAGATCTTGTCGTTTCTATCGGACTGAAGAAGCAGGGAATTGAGTTCGACTCACTGGATGGTCTTCCCGCAAAGATCTTTATCATGACTCTGTCTCCCAAGCAGGCAGCTGGACCCCATATTCAGTTTCTCTCTTCCATAAGTGCAATTCTGAACAAGGAAAATATGATGGAGGATCTTCTCTCCTGTGAAAGCTCTGCAGAGGTTAAGGAGCTCCTGGTACGAGAGGCTAAAGAGAAGAACTAG
- a CDS encoding HAD family hydrolase, producing MKKYKAVLFDLFTTLTSLKHLKDAPGRFTYEILGVPPEAWSNALFHKSRQRLIGAITDPIEIIKDVAWKIDPWIPEDVLKEAVDERRIRFRYCLENPPEGVVDSLRGIRKAGYKTALVSNADVIEIEAWKGSELDSCFDEIIFSCHEGFMKPDPEIFALAAERVGVDAEDCLYVGDGGNQELIASAEAGMTAVLTSQFLQAVSPQKVIEREKTVNHHIRNLNEILPLLKKLEK from the coding sequence TTGAAAAAATATAAAGCTGTTCTTTTTGATCTGTTTACAACCCTTACATCATTAAAACACCTGAAGGATGCACCCGGCAGGTTTACCTACGAAATACTTGGAGTCCCGCCGGAGGCGTGGTCCAATGCCCTCTTTCACAAATCCAGACAGCGTCTGATAGGAGCAATCACTGATCCTATAGAAATCATTAAAGATGTAGCCTGGAAGATTGATCCATGGATTCCCGAGGATGTCCTGAAGGAAGCTGTTGATGAGCGGCGCATCCGTTTCAGGTACTGTCTGGAAAACCCTCCCGAAGGTGTGGTGGACAGCCTCAGAGGAATCCGTAAGGCCGGGTATAAGACTGCTCTGGTGAGTAATGCGGATGTCATTGAGATTGAAGCCTGGAAGGGCTCAGAACTGGACAGCTGCTTTGATGAGATAATCTTTTCCTGTCATGAAGGATTTATGAAGCCCGATCCCGAGATCTTTGCCCTGGCAGCAGAGAGGGTGGGAGTGGATGCAGAAGACTGCCTTTACGTGGGGGATGGCGGAAATCAGGAGCTCATTGCTTCGGCAGAAGCCGGAATGACTGCTGTCCTGACCAGTCAGTTTCTTCAGGCTGTTTCACCTCAGAAGGTAATTGAACGGGAAAAAACAGTAAATCACCACATCCGTAACCTCAATGAAATACTTCCATTGCTGAAAAAACTCGAAAAATAA
- a CDS encoding queuosine precursor transporter → MNELLWFAMMMANFLFILLFYRLFGKTGLFIWIPIAAIIANIQVLKLVDLFGINATLGNIVYASSFLVTDILSENYGKKTATKAVFVGFLSLIASMVLFQAALWFTPSADDWAQEALKNIFGLMPRIVLASLLAFGISQLHDVWAYNFWKRKWPADRFIWIRNNASTMVSQLIDSVVFTAVAFAGQLPMNVLIQIFISTYVLKWLVAAMDTPFIYLAVRMYKSGKIPEEI, encoded by the coding sequence ATGAACGAACTCCTCTGGTTTGCCATGATGATGGCAAACTTCCTCTTTATCTTACTTTTTTACAGGCTTTTTGGAAAGACAGGTTTATTTATCTGGATTCCTATTGCCGCCATCATAGCAAATATCCAGGTTCTGAAGCTTGTTGATCTGTTCGGAATCAACGCAACCCTGGGTAATATAGTCTACGCCTCCAGCTTTCTGGTTACAGATATATTATCGGAAAACTATGGAAAGAAGACGGCCACTAAAGCGGTCTTTGTGGGCTTTCTGTCCCTCATCGCCTCGATGGTTCTTTTCCAGGCTGCACTTTGGTTTACCCCTTCTGCAGATGACTGGGCTCAGGAAGCTCTTAAAAATATCTTCGGACTTATGCCCCGTATTGTCCTGGCCAGCCTTCTTGCATTCGGTATTTCACAACTCCATGATGTATGGGCCTATAATTTCTGGAAAAGGAAATGGCCTGCTGACCGATTTATCTGGATAAGAAACAATGCCAGCACAATGGTAAGTCAGTTGATTGATTCTGTTGTGTTTACAGCTGTAGCCTTTGCCGGCCAGCTTCCTATGAACGTCCTAATTCAGATATTTATATCTACATATGTTCTCAAATGGCTTGTAGCGGCTATGGATACACCTTTTATCTATCTTGCTGTTAGGATGTATAAGTCAGGAAAGATTCCCGAGGAAATTTAA